A single window of Qipengyuania sediminis DNA harbors:
- a CDS encoding ABC transporter ATP-binding protein: MQVLEVEGLTKRFGDVLAVDDLSFAVQPGEIYGFLGGNGAGKTTTLRMVLDIIRPSAGRISVLGSAPGRRNTAAIGFLPEERGLYGNMSAIDVIAYFGQLKQMPPSEARAHGMELLARFDLADRARAKICEMSKGMAQKVQLATALVNRPKLLILDEPFSGLDPVNQGLLEQEILRASAGGAAVVFSTHVMQHAERLCQRLLLLRRGRKRFEGTIEEARSQLPSTIDAVAPAGIAAIPGVARATERRPVEGGLSEWTLDLEPGTAPGDVLEQASVRGLPLRRFEERRATLHDVFVHLVGSGDGRESAQ, translated from the coding sequence ATGCAAGTGCTCGAGGTCGAGGGGCTGACCAAACGGTTCGGCGACGTGTTGGCGGTCGATGACCTCAGCTTCGCAGTCCAGCCGGGCGAGATCTACGGCTTTCTTGGCGGCAATGGCGCGGGCAAGACCACGACGCTGCGAATGGTGCTCGACATCATCCGGCCTTCCGCCGGCCGCATCTCGGTGCTCGGCAGTGCGCCTGGGCGCCGCAACACCGCCGCGATCGGTTTCCTGCCCGAGGAGCGCGGGCTTTACGGCAATATGAGCGCCATCGACGTGATCGCCTATTTCGGGCAACTGAAGCAGATGCCCCCCTCGGAGGCCCGGGCGCATGGCATGGAGCTTCTTGCTCGATTCGACCTTGCCGATCGCGCCAGGGCTAAGATCTGCGAGATGTCGAAGGGCATGGCGCAAAAGGTCCAGCTTGCCACCGCGTTGGTAAACCGGCCAAAGCTTCTGATCCTCGACGAGCCGTTCTCGGGCCTCGACCCGGTCAATCAGGGGCTCCTGGAGCAAGAGATCCTGCGCGCTTCGGCAGGCGGCGCGGCGGTGGTGTTCTCGACCCATGTCATGCAGCACGCCGAGCGCCTGTGCCAGCGGCTGCTGCTGCTGCGACGCGGGCGCAAGCGCTTCGAAGGGACAATCGAGGAAGCGCGCAGCCAGCTCCCCTCCACCATCGACGCAGTCGCTCCCGCCGGCATCGCCGCCATTCCTGGGGTCGCCCGCGCGACCGAACGGCGGCCCGTCGAAGGCGGGCTATCCGAATGGACGCTCGATCTCGAGCCCGGCACGGCCCCCGGCGATGTGCTTGAACAAGCCAGTGTGCGCGGGCTGCCGCTGCGAAGGTTCGAAGAGCGGCGTGCGACGTTGCACGACGTGTTCGTGCATCTCGTTGGCAGCGGTGACGGCAGGGAGAGCGCACAATGA
- a CDS encoding ABC transporter permease — MRWHNIWLVARREFAQVVALKSFWLTLLLIPIALAIGPLLGDKLDDDEPTRVVVLDRAGGQAGAALAKRFAFERDQRLMTALSRYVRRHKLESADPAAPWTQHDRWYTPADVSAFRAGGGLDAALAKIDAVKREDTPKFEAVPADYEFAPAPPALTGARGPALDAAANALVRADKDAPKATRADLVLLIGERYPADPTVRIWANEQPRPSFMASVQDVLTTDLRQRLLTESGLPAAQAAAVQGAAPALAVTTPPPGGGAREALFVRSIVPLALAYILMMGLMLSGSWMLQGAIEERSKKLLESVLACISPEELMYGKLLGALAIGLSMLTAWLGAGAIVAFATQGAIADMIRPALAPVTSPGAIITLIYFFVMGYIAISILFVGIGALADSMSEAQGYLMPVLLAILLPVTFLIQAILAGTGGPLVQVLTWVPIWTPFTVLARLGSGISMLEVIGAGIVLAAFVALEVMLLARLFRASLLAQGQKPGLKVLIERLRPARES, encoded by the coding sequence ATGAGGTGGCACAACATCTGGCTCGTCGCGCGACGTGAATTCGCGCAGGTCGTGGCGTTGAAGAGCTTCTGGCTGACGCTGCTCCTCATCCCCATCGCGCTTGCGATCGGGCCCTTGCTGGGCGACAAACTCGACGATGACGAGCCGACGCGCGTTGTCGTCCTTGACCGCGCCGGCGGCCAGGCTGGGGCGGCGCTTGCGAAGCGCTTCGCTTTCGAGCGCGATCAGCGGCTGATGACTGCATTGTCGCGCTATGTGCGGCGTCATAAGCTCGAAAGCGCCGATCCCGCCGCGCCTTGGACACAGCACGACCGCTGGTACACCCCCGCCGATGTCTCGGCTTTTCGCGCAGGCGGCGGGCTCGATGCGGCATTGGCCAAGATCGACGCGGTGAAGCGGGAGGATACTCCCAAATTCGAAGCCGTTCCCGCCGATTACGAATTCGCTCCCGCACCGCCCGCGCTGACAGGCGCGCGCGGGCCTGCGCTCGACGCCGCGGCGAACGCGCTGGTGCGCGCCGACAAGGATGCGCCCAAGGCGACCCGCGCCGATCTCGTGCTGCTGATCGGCGAGCGTTATCCCGCCGATCCCACAGTCCGCATCTGGGCCAACGAGCAGCCCCGGCCAAGCTTCATGGCCTCGGTGCAAGACGTTCTGACGACTGACCTGCGGCAGCGGCTGCTCACCGAAAGCGGGCTCCCGGCCGCGCAGGCGGCAGCCGTGCAGGGTGCCGCGCCAGCCCTGGCAGTCACCACCCCGCCGCCCGGCGGTGGGGCGCGCGAGGCTCTGTTCGTGCGCTCCATCGTGCCGCTGGCGCTCGCTTACATTCTGATGATGGGGCTGATGCTGTCGGGGAGCTGGATGCTGCAGGGTGCGATCGAGGAACGCTCGAAGAAGCTTCTCGAATCGGTGCTCGCGTGCATTTCGCCCGAGGAGCTGATGTATGGGAAGCTGCTGGGTGCGCTGGCCATCGGGCTGTCCATGCTCACCGCCTGGCTGGGCGCGGGCGCGATCGTCGCTTTTGCAACGCAGGGCGCGATCGCCGACATGATCCGCCCCGCGCTCGCCCCCGTGACAAGCCCTGGCGCGATCATCACGCTGATCTATTTCTTCGTCATGGGCTATATCGCCATATCGATCCTTTTCGTAGGGATCGGGGCGCTGGCTGACAGCATGAGCGAGGCGCAGGGCTATCTCATGCCGGTCCTGCTCGCCATCCTGCTGCCCGTCACCTTCCTCATCCAGGCGATCCTCGCTGGGACCGGCGGGCCACTGGTACAAGTGCTGACTTGGGTACCGATCTGGACACCCTTCACCGTGCTGGCGCGGCTGGGCAGCGGGATCTCGATGCTGGAGGTGATCGGGGCGGGGATCGTGCTCGCGGCCTTCGTAGCGCTCGAGGTCATGCTTCTCGCTCGGCTGTTCCGCGCGAGCCTGCTAGCGCAGGGCCAGAAGCCGGGCTTAAAGGTCCTGATCGAGCGGCTTCGCCCGGCTCGCGAGAGCTGA